From one Chryseobacterium sp. 3008163 genomic stretch:
- the gyrB gene encoding DNA topoisomerase (ATP-hydrolyzing) subunit B, producing MSQKQYTASSIQALEGMEHVRLRPSMYIGDVGVRGLHHLVYEVVDNSIDEALAGHCDTILVTIHKGEGISVKDNGRGIPVDLHEKEQKSALEVVMTKIGAGGKFDKDSYKVSGGLHGVGVSCVNALSTLLVATVSRDGKLYQQKYSEGKALADVAEIGTTDERGTEVFFQPDGTIFQELVYNYDTLAARMRELSFLNKGITITLVDEREPNEDGSFAFEVFHSEGGLREFVEFIDGSREAIMENVIFMEGERDDIPVEVAMRYNTSFSENLHSYVNNINTHEGGTHLAGFRRALTRTLKKYADDLGIPAKEKVEITGDDFREGLTAVISVKVMEPQFEGQTKTKLGNSEVSGAVDKIVGEMLTNFLEENPNEAKIIVQKVVLAAKARQAAKKAREMVQRKSPMGGSGLPGKLSDCSSKDPAESELFLVEGDSAGGTAKQGRDRHFQAILPLRGKILNVEKSMLHKVYDNEEIKNIYTALGVSVGTEEDSKALNMAKLRYHKVVIMTDADIDGSHISTLILTFFFRFMKEMIENGYIYIAQPPLYLLKKGNKKVYAYNEKEREEITLEMSPDGKGVEVQRYKGLGEMNPEQLWETTLNPDHRILKQVTIDNAVEADSVFSMLMGDEVPPRREFIEKNAKYAKIDV from the coding sequence ATGAGTCAAAAACAATATACAGCTAGTAGTATCCAGGCATTAGAAGGCATGGAGCACGTTCGTCTAAGACCATCTATGTACATTGGAGATGTAGGAGTAAGAGGTCTTCATCATTTGGTTTATGAAGTAGTAGATAACTCTATCGATGAGGCGCTTGCAGGTCATTGCGATACGATATTAGTAACAATTCATAAGGGAGAAGGTATCTCTGTAAAAGATAATGGTAGAGGAATTCCCGTAGACTTGCATGAAAAAGAACAAAAATCGGCTTTGGAGGTTGTAATGACCAAGATTGGAGCAGGTGGAAAGTTCGATAAAGATTCATACAAAGTTTCCGGAGGTTTGCATGGTGTAGGGGTTTCTTGTGTGAATGCGCTTTCTACTCTATTAGTGGCGACAGTTAGTCGTGACGGTAAATTATACCAGCAGAAATATTCTGAAGGAAAAGCTTTAGCGGATGTTGCTGAAATTGGTACAACTGACGAAAGAGGAACTGAGGTTTTCTTCCAGCCGGATGGTACTATTTTCCAGGAATTGGTTTACAACTATGATACGCTTGCAGCGAGAATGCGTGAGCTTTCTTTCTTAAATAAAGGAATCACAATTACTTTGGTTGACGAAAGAGAACCAAACGAAGACGGATCTTTCGCTTTTGAAGTTTTCCATTCTGAAGGTGGGTTGAGAGAATTTGTAGAATTTATCGACGGAAGCCGTGAAGCAATCATGGAAAACGTAATTTTCATGGAAGGTGAAAGAGACGATATTCCTGTAGAAGTTGCGATGCGTTACAATACTTCTTTTAGTGAAAATCTTCATTCATACGTTAACAATATCAATACCCATGAGGGTGGAACTCACTTGGCAGGTTTCAGACGTGCTTTGACGAGAACTTTGAAGAAATATGCAGATGATTTAGGAATTCCTGCTAAAGAAAAAGTAGAAATTACCGGGGATGATTTCCGTGAAGGTTTGACGGCTGTGATTTCTGTAAAAGTAATGGAGCCTCAGTTTGAAGGACAGACTAAAACTAAACTTGGGAACTCTGAAGTTTCCGGTGCGGTTGATAAGATCGTTGGTGAAATGTTGACTAACTTCTTGGAAGAAAATCCGAACGAGGCTAAAATTATCGTTCAGAAAGTTGTTTTGGCTGCAAAAGCTAGACAGGCTGCGAAAAAAGCTCGTGAAATGGTTCAGAGAAAATCTCCGATGGGAGGTTCTGGTTTACCGGGGAAATTGTCTGACTGTTCATCAAAAGACCCAGCAGAATCTGAATTGTTCTTAGTCGAGGGAGACTCGGCAGGTGGAACTGCAAAGCAGGGGAGAGACAGACATTTCCAGGCGATTCTTCCGTTAAGAGGTAAGATTTTGAATGTTGAGAAATCAATGCTTCATAAAGTTTACGATAACGAAGAGATTAAAAATATTTACACCGCACTTGGAGTTTCTGTAGGAACTGAAGAAGATAGTAAGGCCTTGAATATGGCTAAATTAAGATACCATAAAGTAGTAATCATGACCGATGCCGATATTGACGGTTCTCACATTTCTACTTTGATTCTTACGTTCTTCTTTAGATTCATGAAAGAAATGATTGAGAACGGATATATTTATATTGCACAACCTCCTTTATATTTATTAAAGAAAGGAAACAAGAAAGTATATGCGTACAATGAAAAAGAGCGTGAAGAGATAACTTTAGAGATGTCTCCGGACGGGAAAGGCGTTGAAGTTCAACGTTATAAGGGTCTTGGGGAAATGAATCCTGAGCAACTTTGGGAAACTACATTGAATCCTGATCACAGAATTCTGAAGCAGGTAACGATTGATAATGCTGTAGAGGCAGATTCTGTTTTTTCAATGTTGATGGGTGATGAAGTTCCACCAAGAAGAGAATTTATCGAGAAAAATGCAAAATATGCGAAGATTGATGTTTAA
- a CDS encoding cytochrome d ubiquinol oxidase subunit II, with translation MIYVVIGFLWLSVCLYVILGGADFGAGIVELMTKKKNRKYTEKIMYESIAPVWEANHMWLIIAIVILFVGFPEIYTTMSTYLHIPLVMMLVGIIARGTAFTFRHYDAVEDRWQIIYTQIFYYASLLTPFFLGLIAAATVSQSINPDANNFLDLYVFSWLNWFGVAVGLFTVSLCAYLASIFSLRETSDRLELGLMIKKSHQTMIFVVVTGLLVFFAAYFSDIPLTKWIFSKPLGVMSISFATVALGLILRAMHNRKLLPVRALAGFQIIMILVAATYQHNPDIILLGNGQHLSLLKHIAAEKTISALGWALVLGSLFILPFLFYLMFSFTKAKGKS, from the coding sequence ATGATCTACGTTGTAATTGGTTTTCTATGGCTTTCCGTATGTCTTTATGTGATTTTGGGTGGTGCTGATTTCGGAGCGGGAATTGTCGAATTAATGACCAAAAAGAAAAACAGAAAATATACCGAAAAAATCATGTACGAGTCGATTGCGCCCGTTTGGGAAGCCAACCACATGTGGCTCATCATTGCGATTGTAATTCTATTTGTTGGCTTTCCCGAAATCTATACTACGATGTCGACTTACCTTCACATCCCTCTGGTCATGATGCTGGTAGGAATTATTGCGAGAGGAACTGCATTCACCTTCAGACATTATGATGCCGTGGAAGACCGATGGCAGATAATTTATACACAGATTTTCTATTATGCGAGTCTTTTAACACCATTTTTCTTAGGTTTAATAGCCGCTGCGACGGTTTCACAATCGATCAACCCTGACGCAAATAACTTTTTAGATTTGTATGTTTTCAGCTGGCTCAATTGGTTTGGTGTTGCGGTTGGATTATTTACCGTTTCTCTTTGCGCTTATTTAGCATCCATTTTTTCTTTACGGGAAACCAGTGACAGATTAGAATTAGGCTTAATGATTAAAAAATCACATCAAACAATGATTTTTGTAGTCGTAACGGGATTGTTGGTCTTTTTTGCTGCTTACTTTTCTGATATTCCTTTAACAAAATGGATTTTTTCTAAACCATTGGGTGTGATGTCGATTTCTTTTGCAACCGTTGCTTTAGGTTTAATTTTAAGAGCGATGCATAACAGAAAATTACTTCCTGTTAGAGCTTTGGCAGGATTTCAGATTATTATGATTCTTGTAGCGGCAACCTATCAGCACAATCCGGATATTATTTTATTAGGAAACGGACAACATCTTTCTTTATTAAAACATATCGCAGCTGAAAAAACAATTTCAGCTTTGGGTTGGGCTTTGGTTTTAGGCTCACTATTTATTTTGCCGTTCTTATTTTATCTGATGTTTTCGTTTACAAAAGCAAAAGGAAAATCTTAA
- a CDS encoding DUF3857 domain-containing protein — translation MMKFLCLCAFSLASIYYAQSYPVSEISDKLKKNASAVIRNENTIVEINKIDEIVYRNLSVITILNKDAISFSVPKIFYEKGDVISNVKVTVYDEKGAKLKSYSKSDFTDMAANSQGTFYSDSRAMVLLYTPSTFPYTIEFSYDQKDQNTVFIPDFTPFNSYNISLEKSSFKIINKSGINLRSKTYESPYKYAAAEVNDNGNEKTYSYQNVPAIDNVELVPNPQKILPKVSFSLDQFSLVGKKGNITSWKDFGLWYYSNLLTPVSVSTPQIKSEIAALNLSGSTDDKVKKIYQYMQSKTRYIFVALGIGGWQPMMPDEVQKKGYGDCKGLTNYMKTLLDEAGIPSYYAIINSNSSPVSFDVDFPKMAGNHVILVIPTEKGNIWLENTSQDIAYNHLGYSTTDRNVLAVKSTGIEIMETPSYTAQQSKEKQILNIQINPDKTISGKGKFTYTGNQYDFNLSYVSLSQKDKNDAVKSKFSHLNFENVEMNNFVNNKDLASIDFDLNFKATNYSKMMGDSFIFRAVPIYSTGFYHTDENRQLPFENRFSYEDEYEIVYQIPANYVVEEMPENGLLASDFGIYTITFEKKDDKIIVKRNVNIKKGIYSKEKYNDYVSFRKK, via the coding sequence ATGATGAAATTTCTTTGTTTATGTGCTTTTTCCTTGGCGTCTATTTATTATGCACAAAGCTATCCTGTCTCAGAAATCAGTGATAAATTAAAGAAAAATGCCAGTGCCGTTATCCGAAATGAAAATACCATTGTTGAAATCAATAAAATTGACGAAATTGTTTATAGAAATTTATCTGTAATCACTATTTTAAATAAAGATGCTATCAGTTTTTCTGTTCCAAAGATCTTCTACGAAAAAGGTGATGTCATTTCTAATGTGAAAGTAACTGTCTATGATGAAAAAGGAGCGAAGCTGAAAAGTTATTCTAAGAGTGACTTTACAGATATGGCAGCCAATTCTCAAGGGACATTTTACTCAGACAGCAGAGCAATGGTTCTTCTGTACACTCCTTCTACATTTCCATACACGATAGAATTCAGCTATGATCAAAAAGATCAGAACACTGTTTTTATTCCTGATTTTACTCCATTCAACTCCTATAATATTTCTTTGGAAAAAAGCAGTTTTAAAATCATCAATAAATCAGGAATTAATCTACGTTCAAAAACCTATGAATCTCCATACAAATATGCGGCTGCAGAAGTAAATGACAACGGAAACGAAAAGACATATTCTTATCAGAATGTTCCTGCAATTGATAATGTAGAGTTGGTTCCTAATCCACAGAAAATTTTACCGAAAGTAAGTTTTTCTTTAGATCAATTCAGTTTGGTTGGTAAAAAAGGGAATATCACTTCATGGAAAGATTTCGGACTTTGGTATTACAGTAATCTTTTGACTCCTGTATCTGTTTCTACACCACAAATCAAATCTGAAATTGCTGCGCTCAATCTCTCAGGAAGTACAGATGATAAGGTGAAAAAAATCTACCAATATATGCAGAGCAAAACAAGATATATTTTTGTCGCTCTAGGAATTGGAGGTTGGCAGCCGATGATGCCGGATGAGGTTCAGAAAAAGGGTTATGGCGATTGTAAAGGCCTTACCAATTACATGAAAACACTTTTAGATGAGGCCGGAATTCCTTCTTATTATGCAATTATCAATTCAAATTCTTCACCTGTAAGTTTCGATGTTGATTTTCCTAAAATGGCTGGAAATCACGTGATTTTGGTAATTCCCACAGAAAAAGGAAATATTTGGCTAGAGAATACTTCGCAGGATATTGCCTACAACCATTTGGGCTATAGTACAACCGACAGAAATGTTTTAGCGGTAAAGTCTACGGGAATTGAAATCATGGAAACTCCTTCTTACACAGCTCAGCAAAGTAAGGAGAAGCAAATTTTGAATATTCAGATCAATCCGGATAAAACTATTTCGGGAAAAGGGAAATTTACATATACCGGAAATCAGTATGACTTTAATTTATCTTATGTTTCACTTTCTCAGAAAGATAAGAATGACGCTGTAAAATCTAAGTTTTCTCATCTGAATTTTGAAAATGTGGAGATGAATAATTTTGTCAACAATAAAGATTTAGCTTCAATTGATTTTGATTTAAATTTTAAAGCGACCAATTATTCTAAAATGATGGGTGATAGTTTTATTTTCAGAGCAGTACCTATTTATTCTACTGGTTTTTATCATACCGATGAAAACCGTCAGCTGCCTTTTGAAAACAGATTTTCTTACGAAGATGAGTATGAAATTGTCTACCAAATTCCAGCAAACTATGTTGTTGAAGAGATGCCAGAAAACGGTCTTTTAGCTTCAGACTTTGGAATCTACACCATTACTTTTGAGAAGAAAGACGATAAAATTATTGTAAAAAGAAATGTAAATATTAAAAAAGGGATTTATTCTAAAGAAAAGTACAACGATTATGTAAGTTTCAGAAAAAAATAA
- a CDS encoding transglutaminase domain-containing protein produces the protein MLIAQKHEFLKMPKFTIEDLKKTKSSIDEKAPAEILYRSIHYRIDPSHGQLIKSFAYRIKIYEKDKSEDLLDLDISLYNNNSGSREVLSSIKAYVYNLEDNKIVETKVDKSSTFKSKENKYITVNKYAFPNIKNGSVIEYQYDVSTPFMYEIPLIYIELDTPSQYSEYVFDVPSNMSYNIDFTGGLTPKYKKISEEFLYGVDSKTYRFGYENVKAFKSEKFVKNNDNYRTKIRAELHSTFFNNGLKTYSSTWEDIRKKLWDHEYFGLQYKKEKLVKDLIPKDISEEKDEVKKANAIFDFVKNSYTWNETNGFYAETGIKELAKTKTGNTGDLNLMLINMLRSQGIKTYPILISTVRNGYVNLTFPNIGNFNYVIVAAEINKNIYLFDATSKQSKEGILPGRVWNSNGLLLRDEKAEIISLNNIKESYNSHTTKAKINPDGTVTGQYQDQDEGLLALNAKESFDENPDKYKKQYKENFSVDFDNINSRVLEGGEFRSTMSFTSSNMIDNLGKRKIINPLLFLHQTTNDFDQQEERKYMIDFISPISKTKIVEIEIPEGYEVADLPKSKKIVTEDKEISYSYTVERKENRIVTISEYKIASADYPKEYYPAFKQIWKVISDSENQVMSLIKK, from the coding sequence ATGCTTATTGCACAAAAGCATGAGTTCCTTAAAATGCCAAAATTCACGATTGAAGATTTAAAGAAAACAAAATCCAGCATTGACGAAAAGGCTCCTGCGGAAATTCTGTATCGATCAATACATTATCGAATAGATCCTTCACACGGACAATTAATTAAAAGTTTTGCATACAGGATAAAGATTTATGAAAAAGATAAATCCGAAGATTTGTTAGATTTAGATATATCTCTTTATAACAATAATTCTGGAAGTAGAGAAGTGCTCAGTTCGATAAAAGCGTATGTCTATAATCTTGAAGACAATAAAATTGTAGAAACAAAAGTCGATAAAAGTTCAACGTTTAAATCAAAAGAAAACAAATATATTACGGTAAACAAATATGCTTTTCCTAATATCAAAAATGGTTCTGTGATTGAATATCAGTATGATGTATCTACACCATTCATGTATGAGATTCCATTAATTTATATTGAATTGGATACTCCTTCGCAATATTCGGAATATGTATTCGATGTGCCTAGTAATATGTCTTATAATATTGATTTTACTGGTGGTTTGACTCCTAAATATAAAAAAATAAGTGAAGAATTTTTATACGGTGTAGATTCTAAAACTTACAGATTTGGATATGAAAATGTGAAAGCATTTAAGTCTGAAAAATTTGTAAAGAACAATGATAATTACAGAACTAAAATTAGAGCTGAACTTCATTCTACATTTTTTAATAATGGTTTGAAAACTTATTCATCTACTTGGGAAGATATCAGAAAAAAACTGTGGGATCATGAGTATTTTGGTTTACAATATAAAAAAGAAAAATTGGTAAAGGATCTTATTCCAAAAGATATTTCCGAAGAAAAAGATGAAGTGAAGAAAGCAAATGCTATTTTTGATTTTGTTAAAAATTCTTACACTTGGAACGAGACCAATGGTTTTTATGCAGAAACAGGAATAAAAGAACTTGCAAAAACAAAAACAGGAAATACTGGTGATCTTAATTTAATGTTGATTAATATGCTGAGAAGTCAGGGCATAAAAACATATCCAATCTTGATTTCCACGGTGAGAAATGGATATGTAAATCTTACGTTTCCTAATATCGGAAACTTCAATTATGTGATCGTCGCAGCAGAAATTAACAAAAATATTTATCTTTTTGATGCCACTTCAAAGCAGTCTAAAGAAGGAATTCTTCCTGGCAGAGTTTGGAATAGCAATGGACTTTTGTTGAGAGATGAAAAGGCGGAGATTATTTCATTGAATAATATTAAAGAAAGTTATAATAGTCATACAACTAAGGCGAAAATAAATCCTGACGGTACTGTAACAGGTCAATATCAGGATCAAGATGAAGGTTTGTTGGCTCTCAATGCAAAAGAAAGTTTTGATGAAAACCCTGATAAATACAAAAAACAGTACAAGGAAAATTTTTCAGTTGATTTTGATAATATCAATTCAAGAGTTTTAGAGGGTGGAGAGTTCAGATCTACCATGAGTTTTACATCAAGTAATATGATTGATAATTTAGGCAAAAGAAAAATCATCAACCCGCTTTTATTTTTGCACCAAACGACTAACGATTTTGATCAGCAGGAAGAAAGAAAATACATGATTGATTTTATCTCACCAATTAGTAAGACAAAAATTGTTGAAATTGAAATTCCGGAAGGATATGAAGTTGCAGATTTACCAAAAAGCAAAAAAATTGTGACTGAAGATAAAGAAATTAGTTATTCTTACACTGTAGAAAGAAAAGAAAATAGAATTGTTACGATTTCAGAGTATAAAATTGCAAGTGCAGATTATCCGAAAGAATATTATCCTGCTTTCAAACAAATCTGGAAAGTAATTTCTGACAGCGAAAATCAGGTGATGAGTTTAATCAAAAAGTAA
- a CDS encoding cytochrome ubiquinol oxidase subunit I, which yields MDDFIAARAQMALSLGFHIIFACVGMVMPFLMAFAHWKYLKTGNEIYKGLTKAWSKGVAILFATGAVSGTMLSFELGLLWPGFMKHAGPIFGMPFSLEGTAFFIEAIAIGFFLYGWDKFNKWFHWFCGFLVGLSGLASGILVVAANAWMNSPTGFDYINGEYVNIDPIKAMFNEAWFPQALHMTVAAFCATGFAVAGVHAFLIMRKKNVEFHTKAFRIAAAFAMIGAFGAPLSGDVAAKSVAERQPIKLAAMEAHFETEKGAAFVIGGIPDEEKGEINYALKIPKVLSFLATNDFNAEIKGLNDFPKDEWPPVAVVHYAFQIMIFFGVVMICIGSLYLYAFFFKKQWLNKNWLLKTFLFATPFGYIALEAGWTVTEVGRQPWIIYGIMKTVDAVTPMPGIQYSFYFFTAIFISLSLIIIFLLRRQIQMVPKLYDPTDAQFNSKNKKS from the coding sequence ATGGATGATTTCATCGCTGCACGAGCCCAGATGGCACTTTCTTTAGGGTTTCATATTATCTTCGCCTGCGTCGGAATGGTAATGCCTTTCCTGATGGCATTTGCCCATTGGAAATATCTGAAAACCGGAAATGAAATTTACAAAGGTCTTACCAAAGCGTGGAGCAAAGGTGTCGCGATTCTTTTTGCTACCGGAGCCGTTTCAGGAACTATGCTTTCATTTGAATTGGGACTTCTTTGGCCAGGGTTTATGAAGCATGCCGGCCCTATTTTTGGAATGCCGTTTTCTCTCGAAGGAACAGCCTTTTTTATCGAAGCCATCGCTATCGGATTTTTTCTTTACGGCTGGGATAAATTCAATAAATGGTTTCATTGGTTTTGTGGATTTTTGGTTGGTTTAAGCGGTTTAGCATCAGGAATTTTAGTTGTCGCTGCCAATGCGTGGATGAATTCACCTACCGGATTTGATTATATTAATGGAGAATACGTCAATATTGATCCTATTAAAGCAATGTTCAACGAGGCCTGGTTTCCTCAGGCTTTACATATGACAGTAGCTGCTTTTTGTGCGACCGGATTTGCCGTTGCGGGAGTTCATGCTTTTTTAATTATGAGAAAAAAGAATGTTGAATTTCATACAAAGGCATTCAGAATTGCTGCTGCTTTTGCTATGATTGGTGCTTTTGGTGCTCCTTTAAGCGGGGATGTTGCAGCAAAATCTGTTGCTGAAAGACAGCCCATCAAATTAGCTGCAATGGAAGCGCATTTTGAAACAGAAAAAGGTGCAGCTTTCGTGATTGGTGGGATTCCTGATGAAGAAAAAGGTGAAATTAATTATGCTTTAAAAATCCCAAAAGTTTTAAGTTTTTTAGCCACTAATGATTTTAACGCAGAAATAAAAGGTTTAAATGATTTTCCAAAAGATGAATGGCCACCTGTCGCCGTTGTACATTACGCTTTCCAGATTATGATTTTCTTTGGTGTGGTGATGATTTGCATTGGAAGTCTGTATCTCTATGCTTTCTTTTTCAAAAAACAATGGCTGAATAAAAACTGGCTGCTGAAAACATTTCTTTTCGCAACACCTTTCGGATATATTGCCCTAGAAGCTGGCTGGACAGTCACTGAAGTCGGAAGACAACCTTGGATTATTTACGGAATTATGAAAACCGTAGATGCTGTGACACCAATGCCCGGAATTCAGTATTCATTTTACTTTTTTACGGCTATTTTTATTTCATTGTCATTGATTATTATTTTTCTTTTGAGAAGACAAATACAAATGGTTCCCAAACTTTACGACCCGACAGACGCACAATTTAACTCTAAAAACAAAAAATCATGA
- a CDS encoding OmpA family protein, which produces MKLIFFFIFFSFYSLNSAQMLSSVYFKNNSYVLNQESKNKLDSLALLKSNLTFRIFGNCDPSGNLSLNKKLSENRANAVSEYLKGKISSKIKLQTTVGLGVEKQINDNSTEDLREKNRRVDVFIEKSFAPGEKISRKAYPSFLNTKIAMMKVKDTFSLPDVNFIGGRHFWLPNGNTNLLRLSKILKENQSLEVELQGHICCDYENFDGEDIDLKTFNLSWTRATAIKDYLLKQGIEKNRIMVKGLGHLNPVVYPEITEADRIKNRRVELVLTKK; this is translated from the coding sequence ATGAAACTTATTTTTTTCTTTATATTCTTTTCATTTTATAGTCTGAACAGCGCACAAATGCTTTCTTCTGTCTATTTTAAAAATAACAGTTATGTACTCAATCAGGAATCTAAAAACAAGTTGGATAGTTTAGCCCTGTTGAAAAGTAATCTCACATTCAGAATTTTTGGAAATTGTGATCCTTCAGGAAATCTTTCACTCAATAAAAAATTATCAGAAAACCGTGCAAATGCAGTTAGTGAATATTTAAAAGGAAAAATTTCGAGCAAGATTAAATTGCAAACTACAGTTGGTTTGGGTGTAGAAAAACAAATCAACGACAACAGTACAGAAGATCTTCGAGAAAAAAACAGAAGAGTAGATGTTTTTATTGAAAAATCATTCGCTCCTGGAGAAAAAATTTCGAGAAAAGCCTATCCTAGTTTTCTCAATACGAAAATTGCAATGATGAAAGTGAAAGATACTTTTTCACTTCCTGATGTGAATTTCATTGGTGGGCGTCACTTCTGGCTTCCGAACGGAAATACAAATCTGCTGAGACTTTCAAAAATATTAAAAGAAAATCAAAGTCTTGAGGTTGAGTTGCAAGGTCATATTTGCTGCGATTACGAGAATTTCGATGGTGAAGATATTGATTTAAAAACATTCAATCTTTCATGGACGAGAGCTACTGCAATCAAAGACTATTTGCTGAAACAAGGTATTGAGAAGAATAGAATTATGGTAAAAGGTCTCGGCCATCTCAATCCGGTCGTTTACCCTGAAATTACAGAAGCCGACCGAATCAAAAACCGTAGAGTAGAATTGGTTTTAACTAAAAAATAG
- a CDS encoding DUF3298 and DUF4163 domain-containing protein: MKNTIAIFTISAVFALASCKKNDSQNTQTNTTEVKTPEKFTVDSVKVTDSMKINDKLSVNYAAKMLVFPTLKDKVLLDSIYYDKKDITDFSKNGLQSFLDKDKTEYFSSIKEKSSEWISDIQYKQTWEAGSFMKLLSQTDDFLQIEYLFTSYEGGAHGNYSFAARVFDLKNNKKIDLKDITTMPQARLSELLMKNINKLPSGTTDSDGAVNNSEMLLVDVIPANKDFYFDDKNLYFHYSPYEIAAFAAGDIVIPVSWEELKGTVNPEFKKRMKIN; this comes from the coding sequence ATGAAAAACACCATTGCTATTTTTACTATTTCTGCGGTATTTGCTCTAGCATCTTGTAAAAAGAATGATTCTCAAAATACACAAACAAATACAACAGAAGTTAAGACCCCCGAAAAATTCACTGTAGATTCTGTTAAAGTAACTGATTCTATGAAAATTAATGATAAACTTTCTGTGAATTATGCTGCAAAAATGCTAGTATTTCCCACTTTAAAAGACAAAGTGCTTCTAGACAGCATTTATTACGATAAAAAAGACATTACAGATTTTTCCAAAAACGGATTGCAGAGTTTTTTAGATAAAGATAAAACAGAATATTTCTCATCAATAAAAGAAAAAAGCAGCGAGTGGATTTCGGATATCCAATACAAACAGACTTGGGAAGCAGGTTCTTTTATGAAGCTTCTTTCACAAACTGACGATTTTCTTCAAATCGAGTATCTGTTTACATCTTACGAAGGCGGTGCGCACGGAAATTATTCTTTTGCTGCACGAGTTTTTGATTTGAAAAATAATAAAAAGATTGATTTAAAAGATATTACGACAATGCCGCAGGCTAGATTATCAGAGCTTTTAATGAAAAATATTAATAAGCTTCCTAGTGGAACAACAGATTCTGACGGTGCGGTTAATAATTCTGAGATGCTTTTGGTTGATGTCATTCCTGCCAACAAAGATTTTTATTTTGATGACAAAAATCTTTATTTTCATTACAGTCCTTACGAAATTGCCGCTTTTGCAGCCGGTGATATTGTGATTCCTGTATCTTGGGAAGAGCTGAAAGGAACAGTAAATCCTGAATTTAAAAAGAGAATGAAAATTAACTAA